The Chitinophagaceae bacterium genomic sequence GCCGGTTGGGAAGAAAAAAGAGATGCATATCCATTTGAAATTGACGGCATTGTAGTGAAAGTCAATGAGTATAAATATCAGCAATTAGCCGGAAGCACTTCTCATCATCCCAGATGGGCAATTGCCTATAAATTCAAAGCTCGTCAGGCCACTACCCGATTAGAAAGAATTGAATTTCAGGTTGGCAGAACAGGAGCGGTTACACCGGTAGCGAAGGTTAGTCCGGTTTCCTTAGCCGGAGTTACGGTAACATCCATTTCAATGTTTAATGAGGATTTTATAAAAGATAAAGACATTCGCATAGGCGATAAGGTGTTGATTGAGCGAGCGGGAGATGTAATTCCATACGTTGTAAAATCATTGGAAGATGTGAGAGACGGAAGTGAAAAGGTCATTGAATTTCCGGATAGTTGTCCAAGTTGCCACTCAAAGTTAACAAGACCTGAAGGAGAAGCGGTAAGCCGCTGCATAAATGCTCTTTGTCCGGCTCAGTTAGTTGAAAAGCTTATTCATTTTGTGTCAAAAGATGCAATGGATATCAGAGGTCTGGGCGAATCGCTAATAAAGCGCTTTTATGAAATGGATGTGCTAAAAACAATTCCGGATATATATACTATTGATTTTGATAAAGTCAGAACACTGGAAGGTTTTGGAGAAAAGTCAGTAGAAAATTTAGAGAAAGCCATTTTAAAATCAAAAAAAGCACCCTTATACAGACTAATTTTTGGATTGGGTATTCGGTTTGTCGGTTTGAGGACAGCTAAAAATCTGGCTGCTGAAATAGAGGATTTGAATGAATTGACCGTGCTAACCGAAGAACAGCTTCTGGAAATAGAAGATATCGGGCCAAAAGTCGCAGGAAGTATTCTCGACTTTTTCTCTGTAGATGAAAACAAAGCTATGATTCAAAGGCTTGAAGACTTAGGTTTAAACATAGTTTCTGACAAATCTTCTCTGAAGCAAGAGAATCTGCCTTTTTCCGGAAAAACATTCTTATTTACCGGTTCACTGGAAACCTTCAGCAGAAAAGAAGCCGCGGATCTGGTAGAATCTCTCGGGGGAAAAACAATTAGTGCAGTAAGTAAAAACCTTAACTATTTGGTCGTGGGAGCTTCTCCCGGATCTAAACTTACAAAAGCTGAAAAGATAGAGGAAATTAGTATTCTCAGTGAAGAAGAATTTAAAAACATGATAGAAACCATTAACAAATAAAATGCAAACAAAAAAGACGTTTCCGGTAGTTTTAATATGGCTATTCCTTTTTCTTTCTTATCCAACTTTAAATTTACAGGGACAAAACGATAATACCTATCAGTTAAGTTGGCGATTGAGCGGAACTATGGGTGGTGCCGGTCTGGCAGGAAGTGGATTGGCCGAATACCTGAAACATAGAAAAGATACTTTAACACATACACAGATTGAGCTTCACAATGCTGAAGATATTTGGTGGCCGGACAGAATCTCTACCCGATACTGGTCTCCAACTTCGATAAAACTCAGTGATATAGGTATGACTACCGGATTTGCCA encodes the following:
- the ligA gene encoding DNA ligase (NAD(+)) LigA → MYSKEEQKEISNLTDSLLKQKESFFKKENPVEELSLLKRVVLFHDWRYYILSEPLISDFEYDSLFKLLQKIESENPDLITDDSPTQRVGGGITDDFPPVAHLLPMLSLDNSYSSEDLNNWKTRLERFVKEQDITFTAEPKYDGSSIALVYENDKLIRVATRGDGQSGEEITMNAKVLKSLPLKAAFSRYGIHKAELRGEVLISKEKFEQLNNQRLEEGLTLLANPRNAASGALRLKDSSEVSKRSLEAFIYQLAFAEDSSGNNLLLEKIPDHKSSLDILYSLGFKIPKKEFGHFQSINEVVNFCAGWEEKRDAYPFEIDGIVVKVNEYKYQQLAGSTSHHPRWAIAYKFKARQATTRLERIEFQVGRTGAVTPVAKVSPVSLAGVTVTSISMFNEDFIKDKDIRIGDKVLIERAGDVIPYVVKSLEDVRDGSEKVIEFPDSCPSCHSKLTRPEGEAVSRCINALCPAQLVEKLIHFVSKDAMDIRGLGESLIKRFYEMDVLKTIPDIYTIDFDKVRTLEGFGEKSVENLEKAILKSKKAPLYRLIFGLGIRFVGLRTAKNLAAEIEDLNELTVLTEEQLLEIEDIGPKVAGSILDFFSVDENKAMIQRLEDLGLNIVSDKSSLKQENLPFSGKTFLFTGSLETFSRKEAADLVESLGGKTISAVSKNLNYLVVGASPGSKLTKAEKIEEISILSEEEFKNMIETINK